The Agrococcus sp. SGAir0287 DNA window CTCGTGCCACTCGATCATGAGCGGCGCGAGCGCCTGCACGAGCATGTACGACGCGAGGAACCACAGCGGCGAGCCGACGCCGACGGCGACGCCGTCGACGAACGCGGGGTCGACCGGCAGGAGCGCCGCGATGCCGAGCGCGACGGCGAAGAAGACGAAGAGGGGCAGCGACGGCCGCGCGAGGCGGGCGAGCCGCACGCGAGCGAAGTCCTCGGGGTCGTCGCCGCGACGGCGAGCGCTGCGGAAGCCCGCCGCCGACGCGAAGCCGCCGACGACGAAGAACAGCGGCATGATGAGCCCGAACCAGGTCGCGGCCGGGAACCAGCGCTGCAGCTCGAGCGTGCGCTCGAGGGCGATGCCGTCCTCGCTCACGGACACGCCCGCGAAGAGCAGGTGCACGACGATCACGAGCAGCACGCAGACGACGCGGGCGAGGTCGAGGGTCAGGTCGCGCTTCGCGAGCCTCGCCTCCGCGGCGGCGCGTTCGTCGGTGGTCACGCGGTCACTGTACGGCTCGGAGGGTGACGGATCCGGGATGCCGCGAGGTCGTCGAGCGCGGAGGGGTCGACGCCGATACCCCCAAGGGGTATGGTGGCACCATGGAGCAGCACAGCCACGGCTACGCCGAGGACAAGCAGGCGATCCTCCGCAGGCTCAAGCGAGCCGAGGGCCAGGTGCGCGGCATCGCGCGCATGGTGGAGGAGGACGAGTACTGCATCGACATCCTCACGCAGGTGTCGGCCGCCACGAAGGCGCTCGAGACCGTCGCGCTGCAGCTGCTCGACGACCACCTGGCGCACTGCGTCGCCGAGGCCGCGAGGTCCGGTGGCACGGTCGCCGACGACAAGATCCGCGAGGCGAGCCAGGCCATCGGCCGGCTCGTCCGCTCGTGACGAGAGGGAGCACCATCGTGCAGCAGGACGTCGAGATCACCACGACCCCCGCAGCCGCCGCCGACCAGGGCGGGTGCTGCGGAGGGGGATGCTGCGGCGGTGGCGCCGCGGAGGCGGCCGCGCCGACGGGCACGCAGGCCTTCGCCGTGACCGGCATGACGTGCGGCCACTGCGTCGCCTCCGTGACCGAGGAGATCGGCGCCATCGACGGCGTCCGCGGCGTCGAGGTCGACCTCGTCGCGGGCGGCACGTCGACGGTGCGCGTCGACGCCGACGGCCCGCTCGACCTCGCCGCCGTGCGCGCCGCGGTCGACGAGGCCGGCTACACGCTCGTCGACTGATGCCCGCCGAGGTCGTCGACCTCGAGATCCAGGGCATGACGTGCGCGTCGTGCGCCGCTCGCATCGAGCGGCGCCTGGGCCGCATGCCCGGCGTCGAGGCGACCGTGAACTACGCGACCGAGGTGGCGCACGTCACGCTGCCCGAGGGCACGAGCGTCGCCGACGCCATCGCGACCGTCGAGGCCACGGGATACGGCGCATCCCTGCCCGAGCCCGATCGGGAGCGCTCGGACGCGCCGCTGACGTGGCGGCTGTTCGTCGCCGTCGTGCTCGGCACCCCGGTCGTCGCGATGGGCATGGTGCCGGCGCTGCAGGTCGAGGGCTGGCAGTGGCTCTCGCTCGTGCTCGCGACCCCGATCGCCGTCTACGCCGCGTGGCCCTTCCATCGCGCCGCCGTGCTGGCGCTGCGGCACGGCGCGACGACGATGGACACGCTCGTGTCGATGGGCGTCACGGCCGCCTACCTCTGGTCGGTCTGGGCGCTCGTGTGGGGCGGCGCCGGCGAGATGGGCATGCACATGGAGGGGCTGCTCGCCACCGGCGAGCACGCGGGGCTCTACCTCGAGGTCGTCGCCGCCGTCACCGCCTTCCTGCTCGCCGGGCGGCTCATCGAGCACCGCGCGCGCCGCGGCTCGGTGGACGCGCTGCGCTCCGTCGCGCGCCTCGGCGCCCGCGAGGCGACCCGGCTCACGGATGCGGGCGAGGAGCGGGTGCCCGTCGACGCGCTCGTCGTCGGCGACCGCATCCGCGTCGTGCCGGGCGAGAAGATCGCCGCGGACGGCGTCGTCGTCGAGGGCGCGTCGACCGTCGACGCGTCGCTCGTGACGGGCGAGTCGATGCCGGTCGAGGTCGCAGAGGGGTCCGCGGTGATCGGCGCGACGATCAACGGATCCGGGGTGCTCGTCGTGCGCGCGACGGCCGTCGGCGGCGACACGGAGCTCGCGCGCATCGCGCGGCTGCTCGAGCAGGCGCAGGAGGGCAAGACGGCGGTGCAGCGCATCGCCGACCGCATCTCGTCGGTGTTCGTGCCCGTCGTCGTCGCGCTCTCGGTGCTGACGCTCGTCGGCTGGATCGTCGCGACGGGCGACGTGCAGCGCGCGTTCACCGCCGCGATCGCGACGCTCATCATCGCGTGCCCGTGCGCGCTCGGCCTCGCGACGCCGACGGCGCTGCTCGCGGGCACGACGACGGGCGCCGAGCTCGGCATCCTCATCCGCGACGCGCGCGTCCTCGAGGCCGCTCGACGCGTGCGCGTGCTGCTCGCCGACAAGACCGGCACGATCACCGCCGGCCGCATGCGGCTCGAGACGGTCGTGGCCGCCGACGGCGAGGACGCGGACGACGTGCTGCGCGTCGCCGCGGCCCTCGAGCGCGGCAGCGAGCACCCCATCGCGAGGGCGATCGTCGCGGCGGCACCGGACGCGCCCGGCGCCGCGTCGGTGCGCGCCGACGCCGGCGCCGGCATCCAAGGCGTCGTCGACGAGCGCGCCGCGCAGGCCGGATCGGCGGCGTGGGTCGCGAGCGCGTGGGCCGCTCCCCTGCCCGACGCGCTCGCGGCGGCACTCGACGAGGCGCAGTCGCGCGGCGCGACGACCGTCGTCGTGGCGTGGGACGGTGCGGCACGCGGCGTGCTCGCGGTGCGCGACGAGGTGCGCCCGACGAGCGCGGCGGCCGTCGCTCGGCTCGCCCGCATGGGCGTGCGCGTCGCGATGGTCTCCGGCGACAACCCGCGCGCGGCGCGCGCCGTGGCGGCCGAGGTCGGCATCGACGACGTCACCGCTGCCGCGACGCCCGCGGACAAGGTCGAGGCCGTGCGGGCGGCGCAGGCGCGCGGATCGGTCGCGATGGTCGGCGACGGCGTCAACGACGCCGCAGCGCTCGCCGCGGCGGACCTCGGCATCGCGATGGGCACGGGCACCGACGCCGCGCAGCACGCCGCCGACGTCACGCTCGTCCACGGCGACCTCGAGTCGGCGGCGGACGCCATCGCGCTGTCGCGCCGCACGCTCACGACGATCCGCGTGAACCTCGTGTGGGCCTTCGCCTACAACACGATCGCGATCCCGGTCGCGATGGCCGGCCTGCTCACGCCCATGCTCGCAGGCCTCGCGATGGCGCTGTCGAGCGTGCTCGTCGTCGCGTCGTCGCTGACGCTGCGCCTGTACCGCCCGCGCCGGTAGCGGCGGATCCTCTGGGCCGGCAGACCCTCGCGGCGACGCCGCACCCCCAGCTGGTCGAGGAGCGCAGACGCGCAGCGCCTCCGCGTCACGAGACCCGACGCGCCGCGCGGCACGGCACGCAGCGCGACGTCCGACGCTGCCACGGGTCTCGTGACGGCTCCTCGCTGCGCTCGGGGCCTCCTCGACCAGCTGAGGGTGAGCCGAGTCGAGCGTCCGGTGGGAGCCGCTGCGTCATCAGCTGGTCGAGGAGCGCAGGCGCGCAGCGCCTCCGCCGCTACGCCAGCCGCGCCAGCAGGTCGTCGACGCGCACGCGGATGTCGTCCCGCAGCGATCGCACGGCGCTCGAGCCGAGCCCCGCGGGGTCGGCGAGGTCCCACGCCTCCGTGCGCTGCCCGTCGTGCAGCGGCGGCGCGTCGCAGAGCATCGTGACGACGACGTCCGCCCGCGCGAGCACCTCGCTCGTGAGCGGCTTCGGGAAGCCGGGGTGGTCGACGCCGACCTCGGCGAGCGCGTCGGTCACCGACCGCAGCACCGCCGCGACCGGTCGCACGCCCGCCGACGACGCCAGCACCTCGGCGCCCGATGCCCGCACGAGCGCCTCGGCGATGATCGACATCCCGTCGTTGCGCGTCGAGAGGAACAGCACGCGCGGCACCCCGGGCGCCACGGACGCGTCGAGCGCGTCGAGACGCGCTGCGGCGAGGTCGACGGCGCGTTGCTGCAGCCGCTCGTGCGCGGGGTCGATCGCGGCCAGCAGGTCGCGGGAGTGGTGCACGAGCGTCGTCACGGTACCGGCGTCGAGCGTCGGATGCGCGAGCGCGAGGGCGCTCGCTGCCTCCTCGAGGGAGACGGGCGCCTCGCCGCGCGCATCGCGCCTGCCTCGCCTGCCCGGCAGCATCGCTCAGCCCGCCCTGGTCGCGTCGGCGTCGGCCGGATCCGGCGCGTGGCGTTCGAGGAAGTCGTAGAGCTCGGCGTCGTCGACACCCGGGAAGGTGCCCGACGGCAGCGGCGCGAGCGTGTGCTGGTGCATGCGGGCCGACGCCCACGCGTTCGCCCGCCACCGCTCGGCGAGCTCCGGCGCGGGCTGCGAGCAGCACGTCTTGTCGGGGCAGCGCGACTGGTCGCGGCGCTGCGTCGACGAGCCCCGGAACCACTTCGCGGCGTCGAACGGCACGCCGACCGTGATCGAGAACTCGCCGTCGGTGCCCGTGCCCGTCTGCGACGAGCACCAGAATGTGCCGGCCGGCGTGTCGGTGTACTGGTAGAACTCCGTCGTGCGCGAGGCGCGGTCGAAGGCCGTGCGCGCCGCGAAGTGGCGGCAGACGACCTGTCCCTCG harbors:
- a CDS encoding metal-sensitive transcriptional regulator, which produces MEQHSHGYAEDKQAILRRLKRAEGQVRGIARMVEEDEYCIDILTQVSAATKALETVALQLLDDHLAHCVAEAARSGGTVADDKIREASQAIGRLVRS
- a CDS encoding heavy-metal-associated domain-containing protein; amino-acid sequence: MQQDVEITTTPAAAADQGGCCGGGCCGGGAAEAAAPTGTQAFAVTGMTCGHCVASVTEEIGAIDGVRGVEVDLVAGGTSTVRVDADGPLDLAAVRAAVDEAGYTLVD
- a CDS encoding heavy metal translocating P-type ATPase is translated as MPAEVVDLEIQGMTCASCAARIERRLGRMPGVEATVNYATEVAHVTLPEGTSVADAIATVEATGYGASLPEPDRERSDAPLTWRLFVAVVLGTPVVAMGMVPALQVEGWQWLSLVLATPIAVYAAWPFHRAAVLALRHGATTMDTLVSMGVTAAYLWSVWALVWGGAGEMGMHMEGLLATGEHAGLYLEVVAAVTAFLLAGRLIEHRARRGSVDALRSVARLGAREATRLTDAGEERVPVDALVVGDRIRVVPGEKIAADGVVVEGASTVDASLVTGESMPVEVAEGSAVIGATINGSGVLVVRATAVGGDTELARIARLLEQAQEGKTAVQRIADRISSVFVPVVVALSVLTLVGWIVATGDVQRAFTAAIATLIIACPCALGLATPTALLAGTTTGAELGILIRDARVLEAARRVRVLLADKTGTITAGRMRLETVVAADGEDADDVLRVAAALERGSEHPIARAIVAAAPDAPGAASVRADAGAGIQGVVDERAAQAGSAAWVASAWAAPLPDALAAALDEAQSRGATTVVVAWDGAARGVLAVRDEVRPTSAAAVARLARMGVRVAMVSGDNPRAARAVAAEVGIDDVTAAATPADKVEAVRAAQARGSVAMVGDGVNDAAALAAADLGIAMGTGTDAAQHAADVTLVHGDLESAADAIALSRRTLTTIRVNLVWAFAYNTIAIPVAMAGLLTPMLAGLAMALSSVLVVASSLTLRLYRPRR
- a CDS encoding arsenate-mycothiol transferase ArsC, with amino-acid sequence MLPGRRGRRDARGEAPVSLEEAASALALAHPTLDAGTVTTLVHHSRDLLAAIDPAHERLQQRAVDLAAARLDALDASVAPGVPRVLFLSTRNDGMSIIAEALVRASGAEVLASSAGVRPVAAVLRSVTDALAEVGVDHPGFPKPLTSEVLARADVVVTMLCDAPPLHDGQRTEAWDLADPAGLGSSAVRSLRDDIRVRVDDLLARLA